In a single window of the Raphanus sativus cultivar WK10039 chromosome 9, ASM80110v3, whole genome shotgun sequence genome:
- the LOC108827036 gene encoding puromycin-sensitive aminopeptidase-like, translating into MYKTLLGSEGFRKGIDLYFQRHDEQAVTCEDFFAAMRDANNADFANFLQWYPQAGTPVVKVTSSYNAEARTFSLKFRFCSYHF; encoded by the exons ATGTACAAAACTCTACTAGGAAGTGAGGGTTTCCGAAAG GGAATTGATCTTTATTTTCAAAGACACGATGAGCAAGCTGTGACCTGTGAAGACTTCTTTGCTGCTATGCGTGATGCAAACAATGCAGATTTTGCTAATTTCTTGCAATG GTACCCTCAAGCTGGGACGCCAGTCGTCAAAGTGACATCCTCTTACAATGCTGAAGCTCGTACCTTCTCTTTGAAATTCAGGTTCTGTTCTTATCATTTCTAG
- the LOC108825190 gene encoding LOW QUALITY PROTEIN: disease resistance protein RML1A (The sequence of the model RefSeq protein was modified relative to this genomic sequence to represent the inferred CDS: inserted 1 base in 1 codon), whose translation MASSSSSSSPRTWRYRVFTSFHGPDVRKTFLTHLRKQFNCNGISMFDDQGIERGHTIAPALTQAIRESRISIVVLTKHYASSRWCLDELLGILKCKEEIGQIVMTIFYGVDPSDVRKQTGDFGKVFKDTCRRKTEEERRRWSQALTDVGNIAGEHFLNWDKESEMIEKIARDVSNKLNATISRDFEDMVGIEAHLDKMQSLLHLDDEDGAMFAGICGPAGIGKTTIARALHSRLSSSFHLTCFMENLRGSCNSGLDEYGLKLRLQELLLSKIFNQNDMRIYHLGAIPQRMCDQKVLIILDDVDDLQQLEALADETNWFGDGSRIVVTTEDQELLEQHGINNTYYVDLPTDDEARKIFCRYAFRRSLTPYGFETLVERTTELCGKLPFGLRVQXLRGKKEDDWESILQRLENSNIPKIDAVLRVGYDSLHENEQTLFLLIAIFFNYQDDGHVKTMLADTNLDVRLGLKTLAYKSLTKISSQGKIVMHKLLQQVGRQAVQRQEPWKRRILIDPQEICDVLEPWKRQVLTDTDEIRDVLENDSGSRNLMGVSFDMSTILHDMDISARAFTSMRNLRFLKVYKTRCDTNVRVHLPEDMEFPPRLRLLHWEVYPRKFLPRTFCTEHLVELYLRDTELEQLWEGTQPLTNLKKMFLGSCLYLKELPDLAKATNLEKLRLDRCRSLVEIHSSVGNLHKLESLEVAFCYNLQVVPNLFNLASLESFMMVGCYQLRSLPDISTTITELSIPDTLLEEFTEPIRLWSHLQRLDIYGCGENLEQVRSDIAVERIPDCIKDLQRLEELTIFCCPKLVSLPELPRSLTLLIVYECDSLETLAPFPLGSEIEALSFPECFRLDREARRVITQLQSSWVCLPGRNIPAEFHHRVIGNFLAICSNAYRFKLCAVVSPKQVMVEDEDIELLCHILINGCPMKSPIKSIYNLRIRIQSEHLFIFPSTMLKEDRQLGQYSEILFKFSTTSQNTEIIKCGVQILRDRRSCDSKSEQDDDESLYSSLDYDAPRVDTINLLKEHKDLISDYFTSFFSL comes from the exons atggcttcttcttcctcttcttcctcgcCTCGCACATGGAGATACCGCGTCTTCACGAGCTTCCACGGACCTGACGTCCGCAAAACCTTCCTCACTCACCTACGCAAGCAGTTTAACTGCAACGGGATATCGATGTTCGACGATCAAGGGATCGAGAGAGGCCACACCATCGCCCCTGCTCTCACACAAGCGATCAGAGAATCGAGGATCTCTATCGTGGTGTTAACGAAGCACTATGCTTCTTCCAGGTGGTGTTTGGATGAGCTTTTGGGGATTCTGAAATGCAAGGAAGAGATCGGGCAGATAGTGATGACCATCTTCTACGGAGTAGATCCTTCCGATGTTCGGAAACAAACCGGAGATTTCGGGAAAGTCTTCAAGGACACATGCCGTCgtaaaacagaggaagagaggCGAAGATGGAGCCAAGCTTTGACCGATGTGGGAAACATAGCTGGGGAACACTTTCTCAACTG GGACAAGGAATCGGAGATGATTGAAAAGATTGCGAGAGATGTCTCAAACAAGCTTAATGCTACAATCTCTAGGGATTTTGAAGACATGGTTGGTATTGAAGCACACTTGGATAAGATGCAGTCTTTGTTACATTTAGATGATGAGGATGGAGCTATGTTTGCTGGAATCTGTGGCCCTGCTGGCATTGGTAAGACTACCATTGCTAGGGCTCTACATAGTCGACTCTCTAGCAGTTTTCATCTTACTTGTTTTATGGAGAATCTTCGAGGAAGCTGTAATAGTGGTCTCGACGAGTATGGATTGAAACTGCGTTTACAAGAGCTACTTCTTTCAAAGATTTTTAACCAGAATGATATGAGGATATACCATTTAGGTGCGATACCGCAAAGAATGTGTGACCAAAAAGTTCTTATCATTCTTGATGATGTGGACGATCTGCAGCAGCTTGAGGCTCTGGCTGATGAAACTAACTGGTTTGGTGATGGAAGCAGGATTGTGGTGACCACGGAAGATCAAGAGCTTTTGGAGCAACATGGTATCAACAATACATACTATGTGGATCTTCCGACTGACGACGAGGCTCGTAAGATTTTTTGTAGATATGCTTTCAGACGGAGCTTAACACCATATGGTTTTGAAACTCTTGTCGAAAGAACAACAGAGCTTTGTGGCAAACTTCCTTTTGGTCTCCGTGTTC TTTTACGCGGAAAGAAAGAAGACGACTGGGAAAGTATATTGCAAAGGCTAGAAAATAGCAATATACCAAAGATCGATGCAGTACTTAGAGTTGGATACGACAGTTTACATGAGAACGAACAAACTCTGTTTCTCCTCATTGCCATCTTCTTCAACTACCAAGACGATGGTCACGTGAAAACAATGCTCGCTGACACTAACTTGGATGTCAGACTCGGCTTGAAAACTCTCGCTTATAAGTCTCTCACAAAAATATCTAGCCAAGGAAAAATAGTGATGCACAAGTTACTACAACAAGTGGGCAGACAAGCAGTTCAAAGACAAGAGCCTTGGAAACGTCGGATCTTAATTGATCCTCAAGAGATCTGCGATGTTCTTGAGCCTTGGAAACGCCAAGTCCTAACTGATACCGATGAGATTCGCGATGTCCTTGAAAATGATTCT ggtAGTAGAAATTTGATGGGGGTATCTTTTGATATGTCTACAATCTTACACGACATGGATATTAGCGCAAGAGCTTTTACAAGTATGCGTAATCTTCGATTTCTCAAGGTCTACAAAACAAGATGTGATACAAATGTTAGAGTGCATTTACCCGAGGACATGGAGTTTCCACCTCGTCTGAGGTTATTACACTGGGAGGTATACCCGAGAAAGTTTCTTCCTCGTACATTTTGTACTGAACATCTTGTGGAACTCTATTTAAGAGATACCGAGCTCGAGCAATTATGGGAGGGAACCCAG CCCCTCACAAATCTCAAGAAGATGTTTTTGGGTTCGTGCCTGTATCTTAAGGAACTTCCGGATCTTGCAAAAGCTACAAACCTAGAGAAATTGAGGTTGGATCGGTGCAGGAGTTTGGTAGAGATTCATTCCTCTGTTGGAAACCTTCATAAACTAGAGAGTTTGGAAGTGGCTTTCTGTTATAATCTACAGGTTGTTCCGAATCTTTTCAACTTGGCATCTCTTGAATCATTCATGATGGTGGGATGCTACCAACTGAGGAGTCTTCCAGATATTTCTACGACCATCACAGAACTCTCAATCCCAGACACACTGTTAGAAGAGTTTACTGAACCAATTAGGCTCTGGTCTCACCTTCAGAGACTCGATATATATGGCTGTGGGGAAAATTTGGAGCAAGTGCGAAGTGACATAGCTGTTGAGAGAATTCCAGACTGCATCAAAGATCTCCAACGGTTAGAAGAACTAACTATATTTTGCTGTCCAAAACTTGTATCACTGCCAGAGCTCCCTAGGTCGCTCACATTACTAATAGTATACGAATGTGATTCACTGGAGACACTAGCACCTTTCCCTTTAGGTTCTGAGATTGAAGCTCTCTCTTTTCCCGAATGCTTCAGATTGGATCGAGAAGCAAGGAGAGTAATTACCCAGCTGCAATCATCATGGGTATGCCTACCTGGAAGAAATATACCTGCGGAGTTCCATCACCGGGTTATAGGAAATTTCTTGGCCATATGCTCAAATGCATACCGATTTAAGCTTTGTGCCGTGGTTTCCCCTAAACAGGTGATGGTGGAAGATGAAGATATAGAATTACTGTGTCACATACTCATAAATGGTTGCCCCATGAAGAGCCCCATTAAGAGCATATATAATCTTAGGATTAGAATCCAATCAGAACATCTGTTTATATTTCCCTCCACAATGCTCAAGGAAGACCGACAGCTTGGACAATACAGTGAGATATTGTTCAAATTTAGCACCACATCTCAGAACACTGAAATTATTAAATGTGGTGTCCAAATCTTGAGGGACAGAAGAAGCTGTGATTCTAAGTCAGAACAAGACGACGATGAAAGTCTCTACAGC